The Musa acuminata AAA Group cultivar baxijiao chromosome BXJ2-2, Cavendish_Baxijiao_AAA, whole genome shotgun sequence genome contains the following window.
ACTACTCTCAGTGCAAGCATCTTCCTCGGCATCCATGCAACTGTTTCTCTTCCTTTATGTTCAAAGATAATGAAGTTGGCTTCATGCTACTAAtttgtttgagggtgataagatatattttgagCTTAGCCACATCACAATCAACGCTGTGCCATGCTACCGCTAGGTCAACAAAAGGAGTACTCTTACGCGTCGAGGCAGGATCCGTACTGAGGCATTCCTCGGTACATCCTATCCCGGAAAGCTCGAGACGACACCGTATAGCGCCCTTCCGTACGTTCTGGGACGACAGCCGCACAAAGGTACCTCCTCGCCCCTCGAGGATCGGTCGTCGTGCCAAACCCGCGTACGGTCAACCCtcatacagtagtataaaaatccCTGACCGACATCTGGCCAAAGGAGgcaaaaaaataaagagaaccAAGCACTAACTCACTCTTTGAGGGGCCAAAGTCAGTAACCACCCGACGAGGGCCTTCTGTGCAGGAGAGCGCCCACCCCCCAAGACACAACTGTCCCGACTAAGAGACGCCAACCAACATCCTGACTCGCGAGTGTGATCGATCTCGACAACCCGTTCGACGGAgcaaagactcccgacatcggccCGTAAACCAGGTCGTGCTCACTCACTAGCCACGATACATTAGTTCACCAATATTTTTGGCGTTAGAAGAAGGGCCAAGTCGTAGGAGCACCCCGCAGGAGTTCCCACTGAGGGAGAACCACCGGCCAACCACCCCCCTTCCGGACTTGGGGATTAGCCCCTCCTCGTCCTCAAAGACGGGGGGATCCCAACCTCGATGCCAGATCACTACTAGCGCCTGTTTAATGATCTGGGGTTTTTTCCCCCCGGATATACCACAGGGCCCTCAGTCGTTTCACCCGAGGCATTCATCAACCAGACCAAGCAAGTACAAACACTGGCGGGGATGATGCAGATGATCGTCCCGCTCATTCCTCAGATCATGTAGCTAGTAGCTCCCCCCACTGACCCGATAAGGCAAAGGCCAAGCAGGGAACTAGTTGGGATGGGAGAAGCCCAAGAGCATACAGTAAACCCGAGAAGCCTTCCCGAGCAGAGCGCACCCGCACCCTACCGAGTCACTCCGCCCCACCTTGAGCCCGATACCTTGTCATCGGACTCGGCGGATAACTCATTTAGGGTCCAACTGTTTATAGTCAACCGACGCCTCGACGAGTTCCAGCATGAGTTCCAGAAGTCGCGTAGCGAGGCGGGCGAAAGTAGCTCGGGTAGATCCCCATTTGCTCAGGAAATATAGGACAAGCCCATGCTGCTCAACTTCAGGCTACCAGCATTGGAAACGTACGATGGCGACTCCGACCCCATGAAACATGTCGTTGCGTTCTTGGAGCAGATGGCCCTATACGGTACCTTTGACGTCCTGAAGTGTTGGGCATTCTCGACTACCTTCAGGGGACCGACATGAGCATGGTTTAGCCAACTGTGCTCGTCCTCGGTCTCATCCTTTGACCAGCTTACGAGGAAGTTTGAGCAGAACTTCTTGGCCAATATGTGAccgaggccttccatggccaccttacTCGCGTTATCCCAACGTGAAGATGAGTTGCTCTctcaatttgtggcatgctttgttgCTGAAATCCGGGGATTCTCGGATGCTCATCCTTCTTTGATCATGCAGGTGTTCCTGATGGGCTTGAGAACTTTGAGGTTCTTTTGGTCACTGATCGAGAAGCCGCTCgcaaccatccccgagatgctccaatgtGCCAACCAGTACATTGCCGCCAAACCTCTGATGGCGGGGAGGTGCGAGGACGGAAAGAGACCAAGGATGGAGTAGTCCCGAGGGACAACTTCAGCAGCACCGGTGCAACCCCGTCGGAGGCCTGACCGACCTGAGCAGCTACTCCCGAGGTCCCCGCCTCTCCCTCTGAACACATCTTGTACTAAGATCTTCCTCCAGATTAGGGAGAAATGCCTCTTACGACAACCAAACCCCATGAAGGCTACTCATAAAGATCGAtccaaatattgcaggttccaccgGGACTACGATCATGATACGGAGGACTACCACGACCTTCGAAACCAGATCAAGGAATTGATCCAGAGAGGTCACCTCGAGCACTACCTCAGGGAGCCAAGAGAGATATCTTCGCGTCCTTGAGGGCCTGTCGAGAAACAAATCGATGTCATCACCGGTGGACCGACAGCCGATGACAAATAGCATGACGATGAGGAAGGCCTACGCACGTAGCACGGTGGAGAAATGCCCCAAACCCGAGTACGAGCCCGAAATCACCTTCGGAACTAAAGAGGTCAAATGCTCCCACCACGATGATGCCTTGGTGATCTCCATCCAAATCGCCAACTCCCGGGTGAAAAGAGTAATGGTCGACACCAGGAGCTCTACCGACGTGCTATACCTCGATGCTTTCAAGAAGCTTGGCTTAATCGATAGGAACTTCACCCCCATGGCGCCAGCACTCATTTGGTTCATgggggattccatctccccgctcgGGACCACCATCCTCCTTATCACCATCGGGGAGGAACGTCATCCTCGACCTCCCGACACTCAACAAACTAAAAGCAATAGATTCCACCTACCACCGTGCCATCAAATTTCCAACTTCGGCGGGGGTCGGGGAATCCCAAAGCAATCTGGGAGAATCAAGGTGGTTTTACCTTACGACGGTTACTCTCCTAGAGAAGTCATGCCTCCATCAAGTCCCGAATTCCCATGGAGAAGGTGTAACACCAACGCACCTGGAGCCCCCTGAGCAACTCACCGAAGTACCCTTGAAGAGGGACCGACCCgatttgatcatgaaaattgtgaCAACACTCCCCGAAGCAAACCAGCTCCAACTCATCGATTTCCTAAAGGAAAATACCGATATGTTTGTGTGGTCCTCAAAGGAGATGCCTGGAATCGACCTAGGGGTAACCCAACACCACCTCAACATCCACCCCGAGGCTAGGCTGGTGAAGCAAAAGTCGAGGAGGCTTGCTCCTCATTGACAAAAGGCAATCAGCGATGAGGTCGACCACTAAAAGAGGCAAGATTTATAACCGGGGTGAAATACCCTTGATGGTtgtgttgactacaccgatcTCAACCGAGCATGCCCCAAAGATTGCTACCCACTCCCGAGAATAGATCAGCTGGTCGATGCCACCACATGCTACGAACTCCTCACGTTTATTGTTGcattctcgggctacaaccaGATCCGGCTGGCACTACAAGACCAAGAGAACACTACCTTCATCACCGATAAAGGAGTGTATTTCTATAAAGTGATGCCTTTCGGCCCAAAAATTATCGGGACGACTTACCAAAGAATGGTCGACAAGCTATTCAAACAACAACTCGGGAGGAACATGAAAGTGTACGTaaacgacatgatcgtgaagagcaAGACAGCAAGCACACATCTGGCCGACCTGGCGGAGACATTCTGAATGATAAGGCGGTTCAACATGCGTGAATCCCTCGAAGTGTGTCTTCAGGGTTAGCTAGGAAAAATTCCTCGGGTTCTCATCCGCCAGAGAGGGATAGATGCCAACTCGAAAAAAGTTCAGGCCATAACAGAGATGCAGCCTCCCTGTTCGATCAAGGAGGTGCAGCACCTCGCAAGAAAGCTAGCGGTGCTCAACAGGTTCGTATCGCGAtcaggcgacaagtgcctccccttcttccgagcTCTTCGACAGGTCGACGGCTTCACATGGACCTCGGAATGTGAGGAAGTCTTCAAAAAGCTAAAGGCGTGTCGAGGCGCGAGAGTCATCTTCTTCGCCTTCTTCTTCGAGTTGGTCGGTGGCTGAGGTGTGAGAGTCGTCTTCTAGGAGCTCGGGGGTAGAGGTTATTTGCTCATCTTGGGGTGGCATGCCTTTGGAGGCTGCAAAGGGCTTTGCTGCACTTGAAACCATCAAGTCGTGGCATGACGTAGACTTAGTGGTGACCAAGGAACTTTTGGGGATGATTCGGGATTGCTACTGTATCCCGAAGTGTTATGGGATTTATGCTCCTCGGCCCGGTCAACGACCATATGATCCATTTCTCGACGAATTTGGGTTGACTGTGGGTGCCCTTGAGGCGGGACTACAGTTCCTGTTGTATCCCGTCATCGAGGAGTGCCTCCGTAAGTGGGAAAAATCGTCGTCCCAGATGGCGCCAAACTCTTGGCGCTATATGGTGGCTTTCCTCGGGGAGTGTCGGGGAGCAGGGATCAAGTCGACCTGGACGTTCTTCCTAGCTTGCTTCTGTCTATGCAAGGGGCAAGGTGGGTATCACTTGACCGCCCGATTCAAGATTAGCGACGCTCCTTTCAATAACAAAGGTTGGAAGAATCACTATTTCTTTATCAATTATAGTCGGGGGTGAGGTTTCAATATTGAATGGATTTCCCGAACCATCAACAATGTCTCACCGTTTTTAAATATGCTCGTCCAATTGATTCTAAATGTGCTCTAAATGGCACATCAGTTCACCAACAGAGGGGAAATGCTTCTAAATGTGCTCGTCCAATTGATTCTCTTCTCGATGTTGATGTGCCAATTGATCAAACGCACATGACGGTGTTCGTGAACGTACATTGAAGATCACGGATGGAGTTTTTGGCTTGCCGTGGATGGTGTGTAGAGAAACACACAAGGCCACCCTGTGAAgtcgagaagggaagggaagatcCAAGTGCAGGACCGTACCGGCTTTCATTCCCTGTAAAGGTGAGGGATGAGATGGACGGATGATCTAATTTTATATTGCAGTGTTGAGGGTATCCAATCATTGTACGTCTGACAGTAGTCGTAGGAGTGCCCTAAAATACAAAAACAGCATGTGATTAAGTAATTTAGAAATTGATAAGAGTAGATTTGCCTCTGATGTGCTATCCAGACTTCATCAACACATAGTTAATACCTTAGCAATATAAGGGTGACAGTTTAGTCGACATTTCAACATAAACTATATAGAACATGAAGCTTTTCAACTCCCAACGAGTATAATACGAGGCGATCTAGTAGATTCAATGAATTTACTCTCTAAGTAAACCCATAACTATATCTTTGATTCTCATTCTCATTATTCAATTCCCTACAACTGTCTACTACACCATACAAAAGCCCAAGTACGCCATTGTATAAAGCGACCAAGTCACATCTCATTCATTTCAAGTAAATATGATTTGGATTACACTCTAAAGACTTGTCTTTATCGAGTTTATTAATTTAAACATTGAAAGGGTTTTATCGGACAAGTTTGTTTTGTCTTCTAAATTGATGCTCGACGATGGCAAGAGAGGGTTTGCTGCAGCCATCCTTGTACTATTCTGATCCCATCGTGAGGCATGCGTGACCAACCAACCTTGCCCACAGATGGTACTCGATGCAGCCATCCTTGTACTATTCTGATCCCATCGAGAGGCATGCGTGACCAACCAACCATGCCCACAGATGGTACTCGATGCAGCCATCACTAGCATAGTATGTCAACACGATCTTGGGTATCATTtcttacaataataataatgataagaaCGTCGAGTCCCACGTTGATGTTCTGGAATCGACGTTCTTATCGGTTTTCGTTAAATTCAACTCGGTTCTTGTACGTAATTGACATAAATGAGTCACATTGGGTGCGTGTCTAATTTTTTGACTCTAAGCTCCTCTTATTGCACGTCCATGCATCGAACGTATATCAAAGTAATATGGATGACACAACACCGAGACTTTTAAGTAGACGTCTCTCGCAAACATCCCCGATTTCCTCAGAGACTTTGAGACGTGAAACTGACAACTCTTCTACGTCTCTCTAGGAATTAATCACTTAATCTCCTTCTTGAATCACGTGTTATATGACCATCAACCATCAGCCTTTAGCCGGCACCGAGACAATGACAAATATGAGCCTTTTCAACACTTCATATCTTTCAGGATTGCATAGTCTCTTGCTTAGTCAACGTGCTTTATCTCCcttattttatatgatttttttttctgacaCCTAATTGTTACGTAAACCGTGATCAagctatctatatatatgtatatatacccaGACCAACTCTGGACAATCATCATGGCTGCTACACGCATTGCCCTGTTCGCGTCCGGCCTCGCCGTCTTGCTTCTCCTAGTCCAAGGATCGCCGCCAGGTCCCGTTGTCCAGTGCCGGTCCGGCAACACTAACTGCACAGTGACCAACGGCTATGGAGCCTTCCCTGATCGCAGCACCTGCCACGTCGCCGCGGTCGCGTACCCTTCGACCGAACAGGAGCTCCTGTTCGCTGTCTCCGGCGCCACCGCGAAGCAGCAGCACATGAAGGCGGTCACGAGGTACTCCCACAGCATCCCCAAGCTGTCGTGCCCCGGCGGGCCGAGTGGCCAGGGCCTGGTCATTAGCACCCAGCGCCTCAACAGATCGGTGCGCGTGGACATGGCCACCTCGCGGATGACGTTCGAGGCAGGGATCACACTTAGGCAGCTCCTCGACGCGGCGGCCGCCCGTGGCCTGGCGCTGCCCCACTCGCCGTATTGGCAAGGGGTGACGCTGGGAGGGCTGCTGAGCACCGGCTCGCACGGGAGCTCGTTGTTCGGGAAAGGCTCAGCGGTGCACGAATATGTGGTGGGGATGAGGCTGGTGGTTCCAAGTCCGGTCCCGGTGAAAGGATACTTCGCCAAGATCGTTAACCTTGGTGAGGATGATCCTGATCTCTTGGCTGCCAAGGTTTCTCTCGGTGTTCTCGGAGTTATTTCTCAGGTATATATGTGGTGGCGTACGTGTTATTCTTTgttctttacacagtttgagatCCATGTGATAACTCATCTTAGTTCTTCATGGTGGTTCTTCCAACCACGTCAAGTACTTTCATAAGCTGAGTACATGACTCGCCACGTCTCGATGCTAATTAGGTGCAACTATATCTTTAATTCTTCATGTTATAATAGAGATCATTCTATTGTTATTAGCAAGGCTTTGTTTGCACTACGTCAGCAAAATgtctagacaaaaaaaaaaacttgttttcTATCAAATCACTTTACAAAGGAGAAGACCTGTTCTTTACCTAGAATCTAGAAAGTAATGTAAAATAATAGGCAGTTGATGATCCCAGTGGACTTTAGTTTTAATCTTTTCCTTCTTTTCGTGCCTTGCGTGTCTTCCTTGTTGGGCTAATGCAAACCTTTGAATCGTTCTAATGATTCCATGTACGTGCACTCGTAGTCTATAGTAACTACACAACACAATTGAGTGTTATGGAACATATGAGCACATGCAAACCCACATAGACAAGGATCAGAGAAAAAGCAAACTTATATGAGAGCGAGTGCATGATTTGAAGCTTTGCATTTAGTTATATCTGATAATGAATAGTATTTTCCTTGTAAGAACAGCTACAGTGACGTTGATGATGGCTCAGTTAAATGAGAGTGGCCCTTCACATACGGAGCCTCGCGCAAGGCAAGAGGCAGGCAGGTCCATACTGACTTGCCTTGCAGAGCTTACGACCGGGCCCACTAATTACATCGGACGATAGGGGATGTCAGTAGTAGCAGTTCTTGTTTCAATCTTGTTGCCTGAATAGCTGAAAAGAGCTGACATGCAATACATGTAAGCTTTTGTTCTGCTGCTTCATGAGAAGTGATCTATGAATTTCTTGAACCGATCGAGCAGGTCACCCTCCAACTTGAGCCAATGTTCAAGCGATCCATCACCCACAGGGTCATAGGCGACGTTGGCTTCGAGCAAACCATCTCCTCGTACGCTGTCACTACGTACTATGGAGACATCAGCTGGTTTCCGTCACAAGGCAGAGTGGTGTACCGCGATGATATCAAGGTCCCCATCACCACCAAAGGAAAGGGTGAAAACGATTTGCTAGTGTTTCGAGCGCAGTCCTCCATCGACGTAGCCTCTGCACGTGCTTCAGGTCTTATATATTGCAGCTTTTATTTTGCTTGACAATCTTGATGTAGTGTTCGAGCAGTCTCGTACGAGATTTATACTAACAAGGCATCTCTTGACCTCTACCATGTGTTTGTGTTTATGACTGCAGAGGAACTATTGGAATTAACAGGAAATGCCGGAGGCAAATGCGTGCTTTCCAGATCGCAAGTAGATACTCAGATCGCGAACGGCATGGGGCTTAAGAACAATGACGGCGGCTTGTCAGATTTCACCGGCTATCCGGTCATTGGAAACCAAAGCGACATGCAATCCTCCGGTAGGTCCTCCAATTATCCGAAGAATATATATGATGACACATGTAACACCTGAATTAATTAGTCTGAACCATCTTCTCTCCAGGTTCGTGCCTAAGGAGTGCAGAAGACAACCTTCTCACAGCCTGTGGATTTGACCCTCGCTTTGCGGGGTCCTTCTACCACCAAACCGCGATAAGCATCCCCTTCACCACCGTTGCAGACTTCATCGCCGACGTCAAGAAGCTCCGCGACGCCCACTCCAACGCACTCTGCGGCACCGAGCTGTACTTTGGCTTCTTCATGCGCTTTCTCCGCAACTCCACGGCCTATCTTGGCAAAACGGACGACGTGGTGGAGATCGACATCACATACTACCGTTCCAGGGATCCAAAACGGCCGCGACTCTATGAGGATGTGCTCGAGGAGATAGAACAGATGGCCTTGTTCAAGTACCATGGGTTGCCGCACTGGGGGAAGAACAGAAACGTCGGCTTCCTCAATATCAAGAACAAGTTGGGGGCTAAGTTGGACAAGTTTGTGAGTGCCATGCAAAAATATGACAGCAAAGGATTGTTCTCTTCAGATTGGACCGATGCAGTGCTGGGACTGCGAGGGAAGGAAGTAATGGTGCAGGGCGATGGTTGTGCACTGGAGGGACTGTGCATTTGCTCCACTGATGACCACTGCGCTCCTAAACAAGGCTATTATTGTCGATCTGGACAAGTATATGAACAGGctcgagtttgccggaagattaAATCCGTGGAAGCTGATGGTTTGCCATGGAGCTCATCATACCGTTCACATTCACTGTAAGATCTGTTTCTGTGTCACTTCCTCTTTGAATAAACGACGTAATGTCAGTCAATAATTGCTACATAATATTATATTGTAATATTAAAGCAAGGGTCGACAAATGCTATATTGTATGGGAGGCAGATTACGTTCCTTCTGATTTATTTGTACTGGTCCAAGATGACTTATACAAGCCATTCTATGGAACTATAATGTCTTAATCAATTTCTTTATGGGAAAACAATTAGTACATAATTTCTCATTATTTTTAATAGCAAGATCCCAATGTGACTCTCCGGTATCCGTTGCATGAAAGCGACGAGGAAGCAAGAAACAACAGTGCCATTATTAATGCCATCCAGTGTGGAGAGACATAATATGTTAGCGCGATATTCTTTGCTATTGCTAAataatgaatatctagatccattggaTTACGAGTAATATGCGACTTACGAGTCttacattcatgaaaaattaatcaagactcttcaatcaaatcgagaaggtgagtacttaagtgtaAAGTTTACACAGTCCCTCAAGGATCATGAGATTCTATCTCAATGGATACCtcattatacacctcaactcaatattATATTGGAAACGAGGAATCGCATGTTGGCACGCTATTAAAAATGGtgtggtctatgatgagtttcaccagcctacccatctcattctaaggATACGCCTTAGAGTTTGCAGCTTGCCTTCTAAACAGAATTTCGATTAAGTCGGTAGTGATAGgggcaaaaatggcgatgtgacacgccattACAGCATCCCCCTGAGCGATACACTAcccgaggctctccataccctacagtagctcggcctcccacgcaaccccaatGGTAATGTTAGGcagctacgtcaggtaacatcaaacctcctctataaatacccctgagtcctaagcaaagtGGGGAGGATCACAGACTCAACACACGAGGTTTTTCCTCCTcttaaaccccctccacatctttctctaacttgatcgtcggaggggtcgggccgagctcccggcccgacctgtgtgcaggtgcgagacggtgtcgcctcttcccggtgctacggcggagctgcctcccgacccaacCTATCGACCCGACCCGCCGACCCGAGctgccgacccgaaccaccgtgctcgacCGCCGCGAGACCCtgaggaacgccccagggagatccccgtcgtccggaccagaaccaagccgcgacggccccgaggccacggctaaaaaagttactgacCATAacaggtagtgtctacactaaat
Protein-coding sequences here:
- the LOC135605584 gene encoding L-gulonolactone oxidase 2-like; this translates as MAATRIALFASGLAVLLLLVQGSPPGPVVQCRSGNTNCTVTNGYGAFPDRSTCHVAAVAYPSTEQELLFAVSGATAKQQHMKAVTRYSHSIPKLSCPGGPSGQGLVISTQRLNRSVRVDMATSRMTFEAGITLRQLLDAAAARGLALPHSPYWQGVTLGGLLSTGSHGSSLFGKGSAVHEYVVGMRLVVPSPVPVKGYFAKIVNLGEDDPDLLAAKVSLGVLGVISQVTLQLEPMFKRSITHRVIGDVGFEQTISSYAVTTYYGDISWFPSQGRVVYRDDIKVPITTKGKGENDLLVFRAQSSIDVASARASEELLELTGNAGGKCVLSRSQVDTQIANGMGLKNNDGGLSDFTGYPVIGNQSDMQSSGSCLRSAEDNLLTACGFDPRFAGSFYHQTAISIPFTTVADFIADVKKLRDAHSNALCGTELYFGFFMRFLRNSTAYLGKTDDVVEIDITYYRSRDPKRPRLYEDVLEEIEQMALFKYHGLPHWGKNRNVGFLNIKNKLGAKLDKFVSAMQKYDSKGLFSSDWTDAVLGLRGKEVMVQGDGCALEGLCICSTDDHCAPKQGYYCRSGQVYEQARVCRKIKSVEADGLPWSSSYRSHSL